A stretch of DNA from Artemia franciscana chromosome 6, ASM3288406v1, whole genome shotgun sequence:
TCGTATTTTACTATAGGCCTATCCATGTTCTTTTCTACTTTGACTTCAAACATCCAGGTtactgaatgattttttttatctgaacgAAATTAAGAAAATGTACTACATTTCTAAACCCATGTTGACTTAGTTTTCTACAAACTTAGACATAACCTCATCAAAACCTCTTTTCGCTACACTGTTTTCAATAGAGAGCATGGCTAAGCTCGATAGGCGACCTTGGCTCATAGTAGATTTGAAATAACTTTTATTAAGCTTAAGTTTAGATAGACTCCTCTTACAAGAAGCAACAGCGACACATAATGTCAGGTAAAACCTTAGTGctaaagttaggttaggaatAGTGTCTGGAAGCTCATATTCAACTATAAACTGCAGTAGTCTCAAAGAACTCCATTTCAGAGCCACTTCTTCAAGATGGTTTGCCGCTTGTAAGAACCTCCTCAGAGGTGGGATTTCATTTAATATGTCTCCTAAAGATATTTCTTCGTATTTATTAACTAAACAGCCCACTAACTTTAGCACTTCTATTTCTGAACTCTTTAGTAAGTTTCTGGTCTCCAAGATAGCAAACCGAAGTGATATTTCTTCCATACCTTGGCAACGAGTGTTGATTTCTAGTTGAAACGTGTCAATACGctcaaacatcaaaatttgtttttcttcttccgaATTTTGAGGCTCTTCTGCAGCTTTTCCTACGGACATCGGTTTCTTTCCTCTAATATTTCTTCGTTTGGCTAGGGGAATGTCGATCTCATCACAAATAGTTTTCGAAAATTTCATTGCGTTTTGCACAAGACCATCTCTATAATCATTCAAAAAGGCCTTTAAACTCCTCATTTTGATGAGGCACTTTTCGAAACTTAATTCAACAATTTGCATGTACTTCTGGTGTGGTTGACTTCTTCAAGGACACTATTCCATAAACAAGCACGAAAATGAGAAATCCCACATCGAAGTCAACAAAGTCTGGGCTGCTCCTCTAGGGTCGATTGTTTCTGAAGAGTCACGAGGTTTCTCAATGGTATCGACAATCTTCTTAAAGCATTTAAACAATGGCATAACAGCTTCATAGTGAGCACTCAACCTGGTTTCTGCAAGCCGTTTGACCGTAACTTCAACATTTGCCAAGAGAAAATTCCATCGGTGTCTTGAgcatgagaaaaaaagaaactatacaACTTTTCCAAAGCACCAAAAAACGTCACACAGGAAGGAACTGTAGCAAAAGAGTGCATTCTGCAAAGATTTAGTGAATGGTTGGCACGAGGCCACACACAATGCTTTATAATCAAGCTCATGAATCCAAGCTTGTACTCCTGAATGTACTCCAGCCATTGTTGGAGTGTTGTCGTAGCCCTGCCCATGGCACATTGCTATATCCAGTCCATCTTCTTCAATTTCATTTAAAGTATCGTGTGTAATGTCCAAGGCTCTTTTTCCTGTAAGCTGATGGTAGCCGAAAACTGATTCCTACTTCAACTTTCTTGTTCTCAATTTGCACGTAACCAATTACTTCACTCATTTGATCAATGTGCGAGGCATTGGGTATGCTGTCAAAAATTATACTAAAGTACTTTAcctttttaatatcatttaaaatttttcccttgaaagttctagtttggTCAAATGCTCTCTGAGTACAGGTTCATACGTTGATAACAGTTCAATCAGCTCTAAGAAATGTCCCTTGTTTTCTGATAGCACATTTTCCCTGTGTCCACGAAATGGGAGATtttgaaaagctaaaaacaaaattgaatataGCAGTCTCTTTAAAATGTCTCTCCATTTTCGTTTTACTGTTCCAGCAGTTGCTTGGTTTGTTgtatcaattattttatttgtatttagaCTTAGCTGTAAAGTTTTCACGACTCCGAACTTTTGGATTAAGTTTTTACCAAGCTTCAAAATCAGTTACAAATTTAGATGTGTTCGGGTTATTCAAACTTTCGTTTTTAGCAAATAGTCTACAATCAAAGCAACACAAGGTATGGGTTTTATTGGAATATGTTATCCAGGTTCTCCGGATCTTCTTACCGTTCGATTAGTTTATGTAGAACCGATCGGGACTAAATTGTCTCTTTGTACCCTTCGTTTTATCTTTGAATTTTCCAGTAAGTGAAACAAAAGGCCCATTTTCATTCTGAAACGTTCCACTCCCTCTTTTAACTAAGTCAACTCTTAATTTATCTGGAACAGGTAAAGACCAGTCAGATATGTCTGAGTACAAAACGTCACTGCTACacacttcttcattttcaaaggTTTCTGCCAAAGCATCATTATCATCTGCGTTTTCTTTGCCTGAATCTGCATCTACGTTAATTTTGTCTCCCCCCTCGTCTTCTCTTCCTTCTTTTCCTCCATCCTTAAGAGCAATGTCAGTTAGTTCGTCAATCCCAACCCCACTTTCAGTCTCGGATTTAGATGgtgtagcagtagcagtatatGCTTCACTACAGTCTAAAGCTTCAATATTAATTGTCTGTGTAGGTTGTACAAACCTTAGCATCGAGCGGGCTAGAGACATATTCTCGAAAATTTTGGacttttgctttttcttctgcTGAGCTCCGCTCGGACAATTAAGTCGCTTCATTTTTTGTCTGAACTATGAAATATTATGTAATATACTCATGTACACACTTAATGTCTCATGAGAGAGGTTAGGATAGATCTCGGGAGAAGAGATATTTTATAAGAGATACatcacatggtaaaaaaaaagaatatcacaAACGAAAacagctcttttttgttttgtagttattgttttttagagttttgggtcCGGTTAGGTCGAGTTACTTAAAGTTCATTGcatcgaactgtttgatcaatccTCAAACACAAATATCAGGTAATAGAGTGAGAAATAAAGACCAaccgtttgtaaaaaaaaaaacaaaaaaaaagtctgaaataatataaaactttacaAGAAAGTAATCTGGAAATAACAACTGAATTTTTACTTTCGGctataatatacaattttttattaatcatgTTTCGGTGTCTCTTCGTTTTAATCAACTATTCCCTGAACTTTTATATAATCCATAGCTTAATTTTGTCTCATTAAGAGGGGcagaggggaggggctgcaatttttACTGTAAGAAGATTATATTTAGGAAAGGTTTGAATGGCAAATCCAATTTTACcccattttcttttattctgatGTTCTTATCGCAGGATTAGCCTTCTTACAGGGTTAATAATTGCTCAAGACTTAGAAGTTTTGGAGATAAGGctagttctttaaaaaattcccAATGCCCTAATTTGATATCTTGATATCTgataccttaatttttatcTAATTGTAATATCTACTTCGTAAAATTTCAATCATCTAAATAGCAACTTTCCTAGACCGTAAAAAGATCCTAGACTGCAGTTGAATCACTCAATAAAGTATGGACGCCCGACAAAAATATTACAGGAAAGGGGGCATCAAAATAACAATGGTGAGGGGAGAAGAAGGAGGGGaataaatttaaagataaaaggTTATTTGCAATATAAGATTCTCAACGAAAACAGACaagtattaaattattacataccaaataaagcaaaattcaaagaattttaGAGACACATTCGGACAatatttttgcacattaggggtgggtgGGTGGTGGTAACTTGACCTGACctaaactacccccccccccccctaattaatgtgcaaatacatgacccaaattatatattttcaacgtGTTCTGTCACCCACCAGTTGTTTTCCACAGAGCATAAGATAATTGTTtcttaatacagacagataaaaTCGGTAGGTTCTTAAGTTTTAcatagcgtaaacttgagtgttgGCAGTATATTACACAAGTACCCTTCAATCTATCACGCACGCAATTGTAAAATGACGgttatattttggaaaagcataaaaaaggtcTCTTGTGGTATGTTCATCTAATTTATAGATCGATAATGAAAAACCtccaaatttataataaaatcccctccccctctctgCATAGGTACCATCCTATCACTCCTtcattttagaataatttttcaatcaactctctaatattttaagatctttgaaaattaaatagaatagcagaagaaaaacagagttcagctgtataaaaaaaaacaactctctTTGCATCGATGGTCAGAATTACACTGAattcaaatgaaatattttttaccacGAGCCATAAGAGAATCTTTGATGAAATGATATAGTCCTATAAACATTTCGCTTTTACTAGCATAAGAAGAACGGTCAGTAATTCAATGACCTATGCATGGTTTTTGATGATTAGTaaataattgagacaaaaactttgaaaagtaGCAAAAAACTCTGAACTAAAGGGGATTTTTAGGGAACCGATCTTTTTTCGAGAAGAATGGTTTTAGGAGAAATTCCCAAAACTTTGGGAATAGTGGAAGCAATGGCACTTTCAGATAAAATCTGCAAACAAACTTGACTAGGGCCATGcaaactgccaagtagcattgctactataCTACCCTACATTTTGCACGGCGGGCCCTAATCAATCATAAGGCATTTTAGACAAATATTTGTCACCCCTCCAGGGCTACCACCCggggtgcccccccccctgcaccCCTTCCTACGCTACTGCATTTGAGACTTCACACTGAAGAAGATTCTGCTaaacgaaatttctttatttaatattctcctaagtgtttttttttttgtttgaagattGTTTTCATGTGTGACCTTTTTCAGGTTTTTATTAAGGATTTAGGTCATATGTTTACTTGAAAGACTTTCTAACACTTCAACTAAGCCCTTAACCTAGCAAAATCAGAGATCtaagataaaaaaaggaaaaaaatatactgaaaGATTAtagtctaaaaataaaaatgttcatcAGAATTCAGCAGAATTgagttaaaaattgtttttccgaGGGTCAATACTTTCCCCTTATGCTTATTCGTGGCGGTTTCTGTATGACACTTCATATGCTTGCATAATAACACTTTCTGAGAAAAACAATCTAATACAAATGATGTATGGACAAGCCTTTTCTCCATTAAGGAATCTCAGATTGGTGTATgaattagaaattttagaaaattgattGGCGCATATCTTTCGAGTataatttccccaaatacattcgatcaaaattctgagataaccatttagTTCGAAATGTCAAACAATCAGATAAAAAAAGTTTGGGGTCAAcataaccccccagagccccgGAAAAGGGTTGCAACTCAAGTCCtgtgggcatataaggttttatagaaGAGGTGGTCGcacaaacttcggaggggactcaaatggtTAGAAATTgagaattgttattttttatggagggggggtctgttttgtgttttcagtaatgcGCTGGTTTTCCAAAATCTATTGATACTGGaaaatatcaagattcagtTTACCTGAGCTAGTTTTGTAAAAACATCTTGCGTAATCGGTCAAGCAAtcagttttgttcgttttgagtttcaacttGGCTTTTTACTTTCGCAAGAAGTAATCCACaatcctgtttttatttttaaattaatttcatccAAAGACCTCTAAATGACCTCCTCAATCCTCCTACGAAATAATTTCCCAGTAGAGTGAAACCAACCACTACGAGCGAGTTCTCACGTcaattcatttcttccacatATTCTATTGCATCACTGTCTTCACCCATTTCGCAGTAATTATTGAAGGTTAAAttactactccgtatatgaaaaaagTAGATATTTTGTTGGCTTATTTTGCCTATAAAATGACCCTCTTGCAGATTGAAAATTTATGCATTAGtctcaaacttaaaaaagatacttaaataTACTAAACTCTTGATTAGTTGATATTAACAGAGTGATGATGGGCGATTGTCCAGTCACTGGAATTTGGTAACTGGGGCTAGACGTTTATcctccagaaaatacccccgccACACGGAAAACATCTGTCGGAAAATGCCCTTCCCCTGGAATATACCAGCCCCCCACACACGGCTGGTtggcctccaatcactttcgacttataaaaaaggaccagaactttcaatttctggtcaaatgagcatcctccgaagtttctatggCCATGAGGCGGAGGTGatgatgaggaaggggcagttcCACTCCTATCCGGGaagttctgctcattttgaggttaaatgttattctttactttcgtAATAATTGCATAGACCAGATATATTCTCGGCAATCAAGAGGGactaaatattaatttcatacttttgatgcgtttttgtACCCCTTCCTCCCGACCGTATAAAATaaccccccaaacaaaagccgagGAAACGGACACAGAAAATGGTCACTATAACACGCAAGTACTGAAATTTGTTTGTGTACTTCCGTATTAGCCAGTACACAGTCGAGAAGTTTGTTGAATGTCAGATCCGGGAAACCGGTTTCacagccacaaagacaaatgacGGGCGACAGATTGCATTGGACTTGCATTATCTGGGCTATATATTATAGCGCATAAGGAAGGGGGTAAGGTTACTTTACCACCTCCCCCCtctttaatgtgcaaatatactgcccaaattatatttattatataaaactaAAGTAAAGTATTGTCTTGGCTGGCCTATGTATTAAAGTACTTACTTCCTGACCACACAAAAAATTGATGTGCTAAAATCAATAACGTTAATTTATCATCATTGTTACGATTTTAAAACTAATTAGTAACATTTTTGCAGAAGCTCATTTAGTGACGCAATAACCCAGTAATACTATtgattttttctacaaaatgtTCACGCATTTCCCATGATATGTTCACGCCATGATCACTCTCTCGTCTAATTGGTTAAAAATTCTCTCTCccaagtttttatttgttaaaccGAGGGAAGGTTGCGGCACTCCTTCATTGCAGGAATTGAATACCCACGGTTATGTTAGAATTAGGAATAGAAGCTTTTGGAATGGATCTTTACGATTCGGATAACGTGATAAAACAGAGAATTTACACTAATCAGAATAATCAGGTTAGTGGCTGccgtttttgtatatttctcaAATAGCCTAATCTTTAAAAAATCTCTAGCCTAATTATCCTGCAGGTAGACTAggcagaaaattttgagatttcccTTGGCCTAGGCTATTTGTTTTTCCGCATAATATGCTTGTTCTTTTTGGTGGGTCTCCATTTCCTTTGACATTCCTGCATGTGCGCCCAAGGCTTAGATGATTTGTTGGATGATAACTAGGGGATACTCGGCTTtcttatctcagaaagggtttaggttagaaaaatgaaactcgGGGATgtgtcatcaaaggtcagggccctctagagggagaagaagtggaggtagttgcttacCTGGTTGctataatacgtaagtaccaTAGGGGATTAtggcatcaaaattttgggatctGGGATGCTGGTCATAACGCTCAAGAATCCGCAAAGCCCAGCTTGGATAGAAATTCGTCTatgatttgaaagttttatcgctttcaactaaaaattcttctgattcaggaatggtaactattatttccattcgtcttaaaagtaaaagttcattgtgaaaagaaatttatggtgatttccaaaaaaaagttcgaaacccctcaaaatgccgttatatcaaaatgaaaagtctaCTATTGGAATCAGcgcagttgaaaacttatttctGGGAAATTACAATCCCCCTCCttgaacatcaagaaaaatgacCTTTTTTTTGCATGAGTTGCACTGATCTGAAtcctgtttatttatttattttttctagcaAGGCTAAGGGGTGACCAAAACATCATAGAGACGTATAATAGCTCATTTGAACCGAAAATAAATTTgctattgtcctttttaagtgatcaaaaagattggagggcaactagccccctcccccaaggtcatccaatcacaatttttagacagtcattttgtttaacatagtccaaaggtcaaatatctTTTGGTGATGGTATGACCCGCCATAGTCCCTGGGTAAAGGGCTGCTCGGTATCGAACGTATTGATATCACGTGTATCAGCATTGGTGTATTGTTACTGAACGTATTGGTGTCGCAGGTATCTTCACAGATTTTGAATTGCTCATATAAAATAAATC
This window harbors:
- the LOC136028510 gene encoding uncharacterized protein LOC136028510; this translates as MRSLKAFLNDYRDGLVQNAMKFSKTICDEIDIPLAKRRNIRGKKPMSVGKAAEEPQNSEEEKQILMFERIDTFQLEINTRCQGMEEISLRFAILETRNLLKSSEIEVLKLVGCLVNKYEEISLGDILNEIPPLRRFLQAANHLEEVALKWSSLRLLQFIVEYELPDTIPNLTLALRFYLTLCVAVASCKRSLSKLKLNKSYFKSTMSQGRLSSLAMLSIENSVAKRGFDEVMSKFVEN